The Tautonia rosea genome contains a region encoding:
- a CDS encoding GspE/PulE family protein — protein MAKHTKDWTDILVKRGIVGADQIQEARGMGDALEESLVRLGYAEIEDITKAKAEQNGLDYVDLQEIEIPAQVVELVPESLARENVVMPLAQEGGAIKVIMHDPMDFETLDKLRFVLNREISIALAPREAIVEAINRYYGGATTESESVDSMLQEFTDTAIDYADDIAAGKGVGGAEEDDSAPVIRLVNLILEKAVQMRASDIHIEPFADRIRIRYRIDGVCQEIESPPRRLLGPIMSRLKIMGSIDIAEKRRPQDGRIKVHVTGKDIDLRVSVLPTNHGQSMVMRILDRDNIKVSLRDLGFGEEDFKRYQNLIKRPNGILLVTGPTGSGKTTTLYASLNELNRPDVKIITAEDPVEYYLPGINQCEVKARIGMTFARIIRAMLRQNPNILLVGEIRDEETANTAIQASLTGHLVFSTLHTNDAPSALTRLVDIGVQPFLVASSIIGIMAQRLVRKVCPKCRARYEPPPHLLKSLGIRPEIASKANFMRGKGCSYCNKTGYRGRLAIYELMNMSSQIREMTFKGENTQAIRKLARKQGMRTLFEDGMIKALKGITTIDEVLRITHHDVSGSS, from the coding sequence ATGGCCAAACACACCAAGGACTGGACCGACATCCTCGTCAAACGCGGGATTGTCGGCGCCGACCAGATCCAGGAAGCCCGAGGCATGGGCGACGCCCTTGAGGAGTCGCTCGTGCGACTCGGCTACGCCGAGATCGAAGACATCACCAAGGCCAAGGCCGAACAGAACGGCCTGGACTACGTCGACCTCCAGGAAATCGAGATCCCGGCCCAGGTCGTCGAACTCGTTCCCGAATCCCTCGCCCGGGAAAACGTCGTCATGCCCCTGGCCCAGGAAGGGGGCGCCATCAAGGTCATCATGCATGACCCGATGGACTTCGAGACGCTCGACAAGCTTCGCTTCGTCCTGAACCGGGAAATCAGCATCGCCCTGGCCCCCCGAGAGGCCATCGTCGAGGCCATCAACCGCTACTACGGCGGTGCCACGACCGAGTCCGAGTCGGTCGACTCGATGCTCCAGGAATTCACCGACACGGCCATCGACTATGCCGACGACATCGCCGCCGGCAAAGGGGTCGGCGGTGCCGAGGAAGACGATAGCGCCCCGGTCATCCGCCTGGTCAATCTTATTCTCGAAAAAGCGGTCCAGATGCGGGCCTCGGACATCCACATTGAACCCTTCGCCGACCGTATCCGCATCCGCTACCGGATCGACGGCGTCTGCCAGGAAATCGAGAGCCCCCCGCGCCGGTTGCTCGGCCCGATCATGAGCCGCCTCAAGATCATGGGCTCAATCGATATCGCCGAGAAACGACGCCCCCAGGACGGCCGGATCAAGGTCCACGTCACCGGCAAGGACATCGACCTGCGGGTCAGCGTCTTGCCCACCAACCACGGGCAGTCGATGGTCATGCGGATCCTTGACCGCGACAACATCAAGGTCAGCCTCCGCGACCTCGGCTTCGGCGAAGAGGACTTCAAGCGCTACCAGAACCTCATCAAACGGCCCAACGGCATTCTCCTCGTCACCGGGCCAACCGGGTCAGGCAAGACGACCACCCTCTACGCCTCGCTCAACGAGTTGAACCGGCCCGACGTGAAGATCATCACCGCCGAGGACCCGGTCGAGTACTACCTCCCCGGCATCAACCAGTGCGAGGTCAAGGCCCGCATCGGAATGACCTTCGCCCGGATCATCCGGGCCATGCTCCGGCAAAATCCCAACATCCTGCTCGTGGGCGAAATTCGAGACGAGGAGACGGCGAACACCGCCATCCAGGCCTCACTGACAGGACACTTGGTTTTCAGTACACTGCACACGAACGATGCGCCCAGTGCCTTGACACGTCTGGTCGATATCGGTGTTCAGCCGTTCCTGGTCGCCAGCTCGATCATCGGTATCATGGCCCAGCGCCTCGTGCGGAAAGTCTGCCCGAAATGTCGGGCCCGATACGAGCCACCGCCCCACCTGCTGAAGAGCCTCGGCATTCGCCCTGAGATTGCCTCAAAGGCCAACTTCATGCGCGGCAAGGGTTGCTCGTACTGCAACAAGACCGGCTATCGCGGCCGTCTGGCGATCTACGAGCTGATGAATATGTCCAGCCAGATCCGGGAGATGACCTTCAAGGGCGAAAACACGCAGGCCATCCGTAAACTCGCTCGGAAACAGGGGATGCGCACACTCTTCGAGGACGGGATGATCAAGGCCCTCAAGGGGATCACCACCATCGACGAGGTCCTCCGCATCACCCATCACGACGTCTCCGGCTCCTCCTGA
- a CDS encoding type IV pilus twitching motility protein PilT: MGTLLIDKLLQTVCTQKASDLHLTVGSPPMLRLHGHMRPLATKVLEPPDTVALMKSITPERCQQELQEVGGTDFGFAFGEMARFRVAIFKQRGNIGLVLRRIPNEFLTFEQLGLPWVIEELIQRPRGLILVTGPTGSGKTTSLASMINWINDNLDRHIITIEDPIEYFHQHKKSLVNQREIGIDVPDFPEAIRRALRMDPDIILVGEMRDLATISAAITAAETGHIVFGTLHTNSAEGTVNRIIDVFPKEQQDQIRTQLSVAIIGILAQTLLPRKPKGLVAAYECLVVTSAIANLIRENKTYRIDSSIQTGRKHGMILMDDSLFNLWRQGLVEETEIIYKARKPSDLRERIELAKKGIFDDLDEEDEEEEGAKKR; this comes from the coding sequence ATGGGCACGCTGCTGATCGACAAGCTGCTCCAGACCGTCTGTACCCAGAAAGCCAGCGACCTGCACCTGACCGTCGGCAGCCCCCCGATGCTCCGGTTGCACGGTCACATGCGCCCCCTGGCCACCAAGGTGCTCGAACCACCCGACACGGTGGCCCTGATGAAAAGCATCACCCCCGAACGCTGCCAGCAGGAGTTGCAAGAGGTCGGCGGCACCGACTTCGGCTTCGCCTTCGGCGAGATGGCTCGGTTTCGCGTCGCCATCTTCAAGCAGCGCGGCAATATCGGACTGGTGCTCCGGCGGATTCCGAATGAGTTCCTCACCTTCGAGCAACTCGGCCTGCCCTGGGTCATCGAGGAATTGATCCAGCGACCCCGAGGTCTGATCCTCGTCACCGGCCCGACCGGCTCGGGCAAGACCACCAGTCTTGCTTCGATGATCAACTGGATCAACGACAACCTCGATCGCCACATCATCACCATCGAAGACCCGATCGAGTATTTCCACCAGCATAAGAAGTCGCTTGTCAATCAGCGCGAGATCGGCATCGACGTTCCTGACTTCCCCGAGGCGATTCGTCGCGCCCTTCGAATGGACCCCGACATCATCCTCGTCGGCGAGATGCGAGACCTGGCCACCATCTCCGCGGCCATTACCGCGGCCGAAACCGGCCACATCGTCTTCGGCACCCTCCACACCAACTCGGCCGAAGGCACGGTCAACCGCATCATCGACGTCTTCCCGAAGGAGCAGCAGGACCAGATCCGCACCCAGCTCTCGGTGGCGATCATCGGTATCCTCGCCCAGACCCTCCTCCCGCGCAAGCCCAAAGGTCTGGTCGCCGCCTATGAGTGCCTGGTCGTCACCTCGGCCATCGCCAACCTGATCCGCGAAAACAAGACCTACCGAATCGATTCCTCCATCCAGACCGGCCGCAAACACGGCATGATCCTGATGGACGACTCACTGTTCAATCTCTGGCGGCAAGGCCTCGTCGAAGAAACCGAGATCATCTACAAGGCCCGCAAACCCAGCGACTTGCGCGAACGTATCGAACTGGCCAAGAAGGGCATCTTCGACGACCTGGATGAGGAGGACGAGGAGGAGGAAGGCGCCAAGAAGCGTTGA
- a CDS encoding GspE/PulE family protein: MARRLGTILVDMGYLDEDALWKVLEEQKNTGGELIGKVAVRLGLVREEHVLRALGEQLGMKVIKLSDTTVPPEVIETVNQSMAEAFKVVPVAIGRKDKAVTVAMAEPQNPATLDSLRSFLGVEVRGVIASESEVMAKIEELYAGSDKESLNDVIRQIESDKDLSRFQNRNESTIDLEAIEEMADAAPVRKLLNMVLLLSIKDKASDIHFEPFEDEYKMRYRVDGVLYELVPPPRHLAPAIASRIKVMSNLDIAERRLPQDGRIELNIGGNSVDIRVSTLPTMFGESVVLRILDRTVVQLDLEKIGMTQETLRRWRELVHKPNGIILVTGPTSSGKTTTLYATLNELNTVEDKIITTEEPVEYDIDGLIQCPINAEIGVTFAACLRAILRQDPDKILVGETRDLETAEISIQASLTGHIVFTTLHTNDAPSAVTRLRDMGIPPFLITATVEGVLAQRLVRKICPSCRTEFRPSEEILMELGLSPEEGAAQKFFYGRGCDRCNNTGYKGRMGLYELVIMNDSLRELVVRETSLDEFRDACRKYGMQTLRESGLEAINDGLTTVEEVLKATITED; the protein is encoded by the coding sequence ATGGCTCGACGTCTCGGAACGATCCTGGTCGACATGGGCTACCTCGACGAGGACGCCCTCTGGAAAGTCCTGGAGGAGCAAAAGAACACCGGCGGCGAGCTGATCGGCAAGGTCGCCGTCCGCCTCGGCCTGGTGCGCGAGGAACACGTGCTGCGTGCCCTCGGCGAACAGCTCGGTATGAAGGTCATCAAGCTCTCCGACACGACCGTCCCCCCCGAGGTGATCGAGACGGTCAATCAGTCGATGGCCGAAGCCTTCAAGGTCGTGCCGGTGGCCATCGGCCGCAAGGACAAGGCCGTCACCGTTGCCATGGCCGAACCCCAGAACCCGGCCACGCTCGATAGCCTGCGCTCCTTCCTCGGTGTCGAGGTACGCGGCGTCATCGCCTCGGAATCCGAGGTCATGGCCAAGATCGAGGAACTCTACGCCGGATCGGACAAGGAATCACTCAACGACGTCATCCGCCAAATCGAGTCCGACAAGGATCTCTCCCGCTTTCAGAACCGCAACGAGAGCACCATCGACCTCGAAGCCATCGAGGAAATGGCCGACGCCGCTCCGGTCCGCAAGCTCCTGAACATGGTGCTCCTGCTCTCGATCAAGGACAAGGCCTCCGACATTCACTTCGAACCGTTCGAAGATGAATACAAGATGCGCTACCGCGTCGACGGCGTGCTTTACGAACTCGTCCCGCCCCCCCGCCACCTCGCGCCCGCTATCGCCAGCCGCATCAAGGTCATGTCCAACCTTGATATCGCCGAGCGCCGCCTGCCGCAGGACGGCCGAATCGAGCTGAACATCGGCGGCAACTCGGTCGACATCCGCGTCTCGACCCTGCCGACCATGTTCGGCGAATCGGTCGTGCTCCGAATTCTCGACCGCACCGTTGTCCAGCTCGACCTCGAAAAAATCGGCATGACCCAGGAGACCCTCCGCCGATGGCGCGAGCTGGTCCACAAGCCCAACGGCATCATCCTCGTCACCGGCCCCACCTCCTCCGGCAAAACAACCACCCTCTACGCCACGCTCAACGAACTGAACACGGTTGAAGATAAGATCATCACCACCGAGGAACCGGTCGAGTACGACATCGACGGCCTCATCCAGTGCCCCATCAACGCCGAAATCGGCGTGACCTTCGCCGCGTGCCTGCGAGCCATCCTGCGGCAAGATCCCGACAAGATCCTGGTCGGAGAGACACGCGACCTTGAAACCGCGGAAATTTCCATTCAGGCCTCTCTCACCGGCCACATCGTCTTCACCACCCTGCACACCAACGACGCCCCCTCGGCCGTCACCCGGTTGCGGGACATGGGCATCCCCCCCTTCCTCATCACCGCCACCGTCGAAGGGGTGCTCGCCCAGCGACTCGTCCGCAAAATTTGCCCGAGCTGCCGAACCGAGTTCCGTCCCAGCGAAGAAATCCTGATGGAGCTCGGCCTCTCGCCCGAGGAAGGGGCCGCCCAGAAGTTCTTCTACGGTCGCGGTTGCGATCGCTGCAACAACACCGGTTACAAAGGACGCATGGGCCTTTATGAACTGGTCATCATGAACGATTCACTGCGCGAGCTGGTCGTCCGCGAGACCTCGCTCGACGAATTCCGAGACGCCTGCCGCAAGTACGGCATGCAAACCCTGCGCGAGTCGGGCCTCGAAGCCATCAACGATGGCCTGACCACCGTTGAAGAAGTGCTCAAGGCCACCATCACTGAAGACTGA
- a CDS encoding type II secretion system F family protein: MPTFQYEAMDHTGKEVKDSIDASTQEEAQQLIRQKGYFVTKISERAAKKAKKGGTAAAKRPAGRRKKKSFTIGKVSSKQLTTFTRQLSTLQDAGLPILRSLKILEGQAKPGVLKNSLADVIEDIESGSTLSEAMAKHHKCFDRLYCNMVKAGEAGGALEAILQRLADFMEKSQSLKRRIKSAMVYPVVVIFVAILIVGFIMYWIVPKFEAIFIDFGVELPQMTVALINGSHVVVNYWYLAPLIPAIWWVFVKLLYRSKTGAYIGDRVQLLIPVMGTILEKSVVARTTRTLGTLVQSGVPILESLNIVRDTAGNAVFERAFNRIYDSIREGETIAQPLREARIVDDIVVNMIDVGEETGELDTMLMKIADNYDEEVEAAVESLVSLLEPIMIVVLGGIIGFIVIALFMPLVKLISELSG, encoded by the coding sequence ATGCCGACCTTTCAGTACGAGGCGATGGACCACACCGGCAAGGAAGTCAAGGACTCCATCGACGCCTCGACCCAGGAAGAAGCCCAACAGCTGATCCGCCAGAAAGGCTACTTCGTCACCAAGATCAGCGAGCGGGCCGCCAAGAAAGCCAAGAAGGGCGGCACCGCCGCCGCCAAGAGACCGGCCGGCCGTCGCAAGAAGAAGTCGTTCACCATCGGCAAGGTCTCATCCAAGCAACTGACGACCTTTACCCGACAGCTCTCCACCCTTCAGGATGCCGGCCTGCCGATCCTTCGCAGCCTCAAGATTCTCGAAGGCCAGGCCAAGCCCGGCGTCTTAAAGAACTCCCTGGCCGACGTCATCGAAGACATCGAGAGCGGCTCGACCCTCTCCGAGGCCATGGCCAAGCACCACAAGTGCTTCGACCGCCTCTACTGCAACATGGTCAAGGCCGGTGAGGCCGGCGGTGCCCTCGAAGCGATTCTCCAGCGCCTCGCCGACTTCATGGAAAAGAGCCAGTCGCTGAAGCGCCGGATCAAGTCGGCCATGGTTTACCCGGTGGTGGTCATCTTCGTGGCCATCCTCATCGTCGGGTTCATCATGTACTGGATCGTGCCGAAGTTCGAAGCCATCTTCATCGACTTCGGCGTCGAGCTTCCTCAGATGACCGTGGCCCTGATCAATGGCAGCCACGTCGTGGTCAATTACTGGTATCTTGCCCCCTTGATCCCAGCCATCTGGTGGGTCTTCGTCAAACTCCTCTACCGGAGTAAAACCGGGGCCTACATCGGTGACCGCGTGCAGCTTTTGATCCCCGTCATGGGCACGATCCTCGAAAAATCGGTCGTCGCCCGGACCACCCGAACCCTCGGCACCCTCGTCCAGTCGGGCGTGCCGATCCTCGAATCTCTGAACATCGTTCGAGACACCGCCGGCAACGCGGTCTTCGAACGAGCGTTCAACCGCATTTACGACTCGATCCGCGAGGGTGAGACCATCGCCCAGCCGCTCCGCGAGGCGCGGATCGTCGACGATATCGTCGTCAACATGATCGACGTCGGCGAGGAAACCGGTGAGCTTGATACCATGCTCATGAAAATCGCCGACAACTACGATGAAGAAGTCGAGGCGGCGGTCGAGTCGCTCGTCAGCCTGCTCGAACCGATCATGATTGTCGTCCTCGGCGGCATCATCGGCTTCATCGTCATCGCTCTGTTCATGCCGCTGGTCAAGCTAATTAGCGAACTGTCGGGCTGA